A genomic segment from Glycine max cultivar Williams 82 chromosome 1, Glycine_max_v4.0, whole genome shotgun sequence encodes:
- the LOC100788925 gene encoding calcium-binding EF-hand family protein encodes MEKKHGNTILFLLSLCLGILTWNVRIKGFLSFLFYLKFVFSYVSQKWKAWTKTRVNNSNCEHVKQGLDYIERGAKVSKEDVVLVMEKLGMNVECDGDDGVEGFDVKNIGELFDDEDVTLSEVEQAFDVFDQNKDGFIEARELQRVLSCLGLGKDLMECQEMINAVDRNGDELIDRNEFVRIVEQSFG; translated from the coding sequence ATGGAGAAGAAACATGGTAATACAATCCTATTTTTGCTCTCTTTATGTCTAGGAATTCTAACATGGAACGTTAGAATAAAgggttttttgtcttttttgttttacttgAAGTTTGTGTTTAGTTATGTCTCTCAAAAATGGAAGGCATGGACCAAAACTAGAGTTAATAACTCAAATTGTGAACATGTGAAGCAGGGTTTAGACTACATTGAGAGAGGTGCAAAAGTGTCCAAAGAAGACGTAGTTTTGGTGATGGAAAAGCTGGGAATGAATGTTGAATGTGATGGTGATGATGGGGTAGAGGGGtttgatgtaaaaaatattgGGGAATTGTTTGATGATGAGGATGTTACCTTGTCGGAGGTAGAGCAAGCATTTGATGTGTTTGACCAAAACAAAGATGGGTTTATAGAGGCAAGAGAATTGCAAAGGGTCTTATCCTGTTTGGGGTTAGGGAAAGATTTGATGGAATGCCAAGAAATGATTAATGCAGTTGATCGAAATGGTGATGAACTAATTGATCGCAATGAGTTTGTTAGGATTGTGGAACAGAGTTttgggtga